A window of Harpia harpyja isolate bHarHar1 chromosome 23, bHarHar1 primary haplotype, whole genome shotgun sequence contains these coding sequences:
- the EMP1 gene encoding epithelial membrane protein 1 produces the protein MLVLLAGIFVVHIATVIMLFVSTIANVWMVGTSNFGTASWGLWLLCNKTCQQLTVSSSDEASLKAVQAFMILSIIFSVIALVMFIVQLFTLEKGKRFYITGAIMLVCWMCILIGVSIYTARFTGRMLMFTQPHHGYCFILAWICFCFSFIISILYLVLRKK, from the exons ATGTTGGTGCTACTGGCTGGTATCTTTGTGGTCCACATCGCCACTGTCATCATGCTCTTCGTCTCCACCATTGCCAAC GTGTGGATGGTGGGTACTTCCAACTTCGGAACGGCCTCATGGGGACTCTGGCTACTGTGCAACAAGACCTGCCAGCAGCTGACAGTCAGCAGTAGTGATGAGG CTTCCCTCAAAGCCGTGCAAGCCTTTATGATCCTCTCAATCATTTTCTCCGTCATTGCGCTTGTCATGTTCATTGTCCAGCTGTTCACCCTGGAGAAAGGCAAACGTTTCTACATCACTGGAGCCATCATGCTGGTTTGCT GGATGTGCATTCTGATTGGAGTCTCCATTTACACAGCTCGGTTCACAGGCAGGATGCTCATGTTCACACAACCTCACCATGGCTACTGCTTCATATTGGCCTGGATCTGCTTTTGCTTCAGTTTCATCATCAGCATCCTGTACCTTGTTCTTAGGAAAAAATAA